The Pasteuria penetrans genomic interval AACAATTTTTCCATAAAAAACAAGGAATCTCTTACTGATGAAAATCCCCCCACCTGTGGTACCCGGAAAATTCACATACACTCCTATTCTACTTTCCAAGAGGGGGGGAAGGATTGGGAACTACCTTCTTTCCATAAGAGCCCCCCTTTAGATATCGCCCTGACCCCGAGAAAATCGGGGGAAAGGAAAGCCAAGAACATAATTGTAGGGTTGTCCTTACCCTCGGGACAACGAAACCACAATGGATCCAATATCCCACAAGTTTCGGATCCTATCAGGTCCTCCACCACCCTCCTTGCTTACAGGGGAAGGAATTGCCCCATGTAGGGGAAATAGCGGGAAGGAAAACAAAAAAATGGCTGGCCCAACATATGATCAAGGAAATGGGTACCCAATACAAGGTAGGGGATCACATATGGGATCATTGAACCCTAGATGATGACAAGCTGACATGAACCTGGGAAACACTCGACAGGAAATCATCCGACGGATTCTCAACCAAAACCCAGAATATTTTCGCCCCCTGGTGGGGGTACCACCAATCAAGCCCAGGGAGGGGGACCTCATCCTACAAATGATCCCCGTATATACCCCCTTTTTTAGAGTGGTGAACCTGGAAACGAATTTTTCACAAAAATACCCCCCCAAAAGAAGGGAGGTTATTTCTCATCCCCCCTATACTTATCAGATAATAAATACACAACCTTAAAAAGATCCCCTGCCAAAACGGGGGGACGTCTAGGATCCCTTTCGAATCCCTGGGGTGCCCCCTTCATGAACATCCCCCCCTGTACCTCCTGGAGAATTTGCGAACGTATCCTTCCATTCTTGCACCGGAAATTCAAATGCAATTCGAACGTTGTTAGCCTCTTGAGATCTACACTACACAAGGACACCTGGGAATCATCCCCCAAGGTATATAAGATATCATAGCCGCAATCATCCCCCACGTTGTAAGAGGTAAACTCCCCTCGAATACGGACCACATCCCCCACCTCGATTACGGGAAGGGGTTCCATACGAAGGCAAATATCATAACCAGGTCTACCAATCACGCTGGGCGGAGGAAATGTGTAGCTCAGGAGAAAAGAAGAGTAACAGCCACAATTTCTTATGATTTGGACATCCAATCATCCCCCTCCTTTCCCTTCGTTATGAAATTATATTATCCTTCATTTGATTACAAACACACGATAACCCAAGCATACGCATAGTGAGAGGGACGAACACCCCCACATCTCATAAACGAGAAAACATACATGGGTGATCCTATGTCCTACACAAAATACCCCCTCACTCCAGAAGATACCTAAAGAATACCCTGCAATATCATACATACAACCATGAAAGAAAGATATGAATGAATCCCCCATTCGAATTCCCCTGCAAGGGTCACGAACATGCTGATGGAATAGGAATCCTAAGCAATCGCAGGGCATTGAGGGAAACGCAAAGGGTACTAACAGCCATAGCCGCTGCGGCTACCCAGGGGGGGAGTTGGCCAAAGGCTGCCCATAGAACACCAATGCTATTGTAGGCAAACACCCAAATCACATTTTGGCGTATATTCCGCACAACAAATTTGGCAATCATATAAACCGATAAAAAACCCTGTACCGAGGTACACCGCAATAATACAACATCTGCCACCTCACGAGCCGCAGCCGTCCCTCCCCCCACAGCCACTCCCACATCGGCTGCTGTGAGGGCGATGGTGTCATTGATGCCATCCCCGATCATGGCCACACAACACCCCTTTTCCTGCAATGTACCAATGAAGCGCGCCTTTCCCTCCGGCGATTGCTGAGATAACGCCATTGAGATACCTAACTCCTTACCAACGGACTGTACTGTTTTTTCATGGTCCCCACTGAGAAGGACAACCTGCAAACCCTGTTGTTGCCAAGCCAGAATCATCCGCTTCGCCCCAGTATCCAGCGGGTCCTCAATGACAAAACAACCAGCATATTGCGAATCTACCGACAAAAAAACTACCGTGCCACCAGACGCGCGCGCCTCCTCAGCTGTTTCCTCAGTTGGTACCACAACTTCCTGCAATTGCAAGAGCTCCCGCGTGCCTATCACGATGGAGTGGCCTTCGACCGTAGCCTCTACACCCATGCCGGGATGGGTAAGAGACCGATCCGCCTCTACTACAGAGTCCTCCCCCTCCGCCCAGGTAACCAAGGCCCGCGCTAAGGGATGGGAGGTGGCCTTTTCGGTGGCGTATACCCATCGCTTAAGATCCCGCTCGGTGAACAACCCCCCCGCGAGATGGGCTGCCACTACAGTAGGACGATTGGAGGTCAACGTGCCCGTTTTATCCACCACCACTGTATCCACCTTCGCCAACGTTTCACAAACCGCCCCCTCACGTATGAGTAAACCCTGTTCCGCCGCTCGACGCACACCACATACAGTAGCTAATGGAGCTGCCAGTCCTAAAGCACAAGGGCATGCTACCACGAAAACGGCAGCCACGATATAACAGGCCTTCATGATATCCCCGGGATTAGAAAATACATAACTAAAAGCAGCTGCCACTATCGCCATCAAAAACAGAACCGGTGCAAAGCCAGAAACCATACGATCCACCAATCGTTGCAGGGGGGGTCGATTGGATCGCAAAGTGGTAATCGCCTGGATCAGTCGTCCCAATGAAGTGTTCCGGCCTATTTTTTCCGTGCGGACCTCAATACGCCCTGTGAGATTGGACATGGCCTCGCCTACATGATCACCTACACAAACGAGACGGGGGAGACTCTCACCCGTAAGCACAGAGGTATCAAGCATAGTTTCTCCACGGAGAACCACACCATCAACAGGCACTCTTTCCCCCGGGAGAACGATTACACGATCACCCACATTCACCTGATCCAGAGGAGTTTCCACCTCCTCCCCATTCGAACGTACCAATCTGGCTGTGGGTGCCTGTAGGGATAACAACCCATGCAAAGAAGGCCGCGAATAACCCCGAATGTGGGACTCCATTGCCTTACCCAACCAAATGAAGGACAACAGGAGCGCTCCCTCTTCATAGTGAACAGGCGCACCGGGAACATAAAATTGATGATAAATACTCAACCCATAGGCAATGGTGGAACTAAGAGCTACCAACACACCCGTGGTAAACATCCCCCGACGTAGGGAACGATAAGCCCCGAGATACAAAACTGAACCCAGGCCCATCTGAAGAACAGTAGCCAGCAAGAATTGTAACCACGGATTTCGAAGAAAAGTATAAAAATAGGAGGACCGAAAACCCTCGGGTACCACCATCCC includes:
- a CDS encoding heavy metal translocating P-type ATPase, with translation MEREHVFVVDGISCLSCIGPLERRLRTLEGVKEASINTVTHHLYVRGSCDPSEIVSRLRVWGYMAQVVNDAMDDPVHSPSSGDSSRSHYSWWIVGVAFLLSAPLCLGMLGMVVPEGFRSSYFYTFLRNPWLQFLLATVLQMGLGSVLYLGAYRSLRRGMFTTGVLVALSSTIAYGLSIYHQFYVPGAPVHYEEGALLLSFIWLGKAMESHIRGYSRPSLHGLLSLQAPTARLVRSNGEEVETPLDQVNVGDRVIVLPGERVPVDGVVLRGETMLDTSVLTGESLPRLVCVGDHVGEAMSNLTGRIEVRTEKIGRNTSLGRLIQAITTLRSNRPPLQRLVDRMVSGFAPVLFLMAIVAAAFSYVFSNPGDIMKACYIVAAVFVVACPCALGLAAPLATVCGVRRAAEQGLLIREGAVCETLAKVDTVVVDKTGTLTSNRPTVVAAHLAGGLFTERDLKRWVYATEKATSHPLARALVTWAEGEDSVVEADRSLTHPGMGVEATVEGHSIVIGTRELLQLQEVVVPTEETAEEARASGGTVVFLSVDSQYAGCFVIEDPLDTGAKRMILAWQQQGLQVVLLSGDHEKTVQSVGKELGISMALSQQSPEGKARFIGTLQEKGCCVAMIGDGINDTIALTAADVGVAVGGGTAAAREVADVVLLRCTSVQGFLSVYMIAKFVVRNIRQNVIWVFAYNSIGVLWAAFGQLPPWVAAAAMAVSTLCVSLNALRLLRIPIPSACS